A window from Mytilus galloprovincialis chromosome 8, xbMytGall1.hap1.1, whole genome shotgun sequence encodes these proteins:
- the LOC143085477 gene encoding uncharacterized protein LOC143085477, which produces MEIKEEKPTVFIAIESGLLESVQAISATEGSSVFSLQDDKGYTPAHWACFRGHEEIVRLILDSNGPIDKPSNNELGAHPIHWACVNGHVAIVDILLQAGVSVNVVDNKGCTPIIMAAQYGHTVLVSFLMGKGAKPQTVDEDGNSVLHWAVFYGHMELMRYLIHCGLNPKEINKYGQSTLHLACLNNNLKAVQELHVKHELDINKADTDGRTPLMLASASNNTEMVDYLQKQIKKNKFFSKIDLISLAFNTLGSGRKSVLFFMINFLCWGYPMYVGLCLPYTWSDFPMLHVVFLFFNIVLWICLFHASTTDPGYLPRNVPEYDMAIKQLVICSDKTVGQNLLCTLCHTCRLVKPLRSKHCRVCNRCVNVFDHHCPYIYNCVGYKNRGSFALFTTCVSIVLAISFKLSLHTVNNYLEWNWLYKFYVLLMGFYAFSAFGLFVLAIYNAAINVTTNEGLAFKKYAYMQDKFGRVKRPFDQGVVNNLLDFFHLKNLSEEKSLDQITVT; this is translated from the exons AtggaaataaaagaagaaaaaccgACAGTCTTCATTGCTATTGAATCAGG TTTGTTAGAATCTGTCCAGGCAATATCAGCAACTGAAGGATCTTCAGTATTTTCTCTACAAGATGATAAAGGATACACACCTGCTCACTGGGCATGCTTCAGAGGTCATGAAGAAATAGTCCGGTTAATATTAGACAGCAATGGACCTATAGATAAGCCTAGCAACAATGAACTAGGGGCCCATCCAATTCATTGGGCATGTGTGAATGGACATGTAGCAATAGTTGATATTTTACTCCAGGCAGGTGTTTCTGTCAATGTTGTTGACAATAAAGGATGTACACCTATAATTATGGCAGCTCAGTATGGCCATACAGTGTTAGTAAGTTTCTTGATGGGAAAAGGTGCCAAGCCACAGACAGTAGATGAAGATGGAAACAGTGTCTTACACTGGGCTGTGTTTTATG gTCATATGGAACTAATGAGATATTTGATCCATTGTGGTCTGAATcctaaagaaataaacaaatatggaCAATCAACATTACACCTTGCTTGCTTGAATAATAACTTGAAAGCTGTTCAGGAATTGCATGTTAAG CATGAGTTAGACATCAATAAAGCAGATACAGATGGAAGGACTCCATTGATGTTAGCGTCTGCTAGCAATAACACAGAAATGGTAGAttatctacaaaaacaaataaagaaaaacaagtttttttctaAGATAGATCTAAT ATCTTTAGCTTTTAATACACTTGGCAGTGGAAGGAAATCAGTTTTGTTTTTCATGATTAATTTTCTGTGTTGGGGCTATCCAATGTATGTTGGACTG TGTTTACCATATACTTGGTCTGACTTTCCGATGTTACATGTGGTGTTTCTTTTTTTCAACATTGTGTTGTGGATTTGTTTGTTCCATGCCAGTACAACAGATCCAGGATATTTACCAAGAAATGTACCGGAGTATGACATGGCCATAAAACAG CTAGTCATTTGTAGTGATAAAACTGTAGGACAAAATTTACTCTGTACACTGTGCCACACATGTCGCCTCGTAAAACCACTACGATCCAAACATTGTAGAGTTTGTAACAGATGTGTAAACGTGTTTGATCATCATTGTCCATACATATACAACTGTGTAGGATATAAAAATAG GGGATCTTTTGCATTATTTACAACCTGTGTTTCTATAGTTTTGGCTATCAGTTTTAAGTTGAGCCTTCATACTGTCAACAACTATTTGGAATGGAACTGGCTATACAAGTTCTATGTTCTCCTGATGGGATTCTATGCTTTTTCAGCTTTTGGACTTTTTGTACTAGCG ATTTATAATGCAGCCATTAATGTGACCACAAATGAAGGTTTAGCTTTTAAAAAGTATGCCTATATGCAGGATAAATTTGGAAGAGTGAAGCGTCCTTTTGACCAGGGTGTTGTCAACAATTTGctggatttttttcatttaaaaaatctatCTGAAGAAAAAAGTTTGGATCAGATAACAGTGACTTAG